The following proteins come from a genomic window of Varunaivibrio sulfuroxidans:
- a CDS encoding tetratricopeptide repeat protein, translating to MSYILDALRKSEAQRNKETPPSAENFTLGETNTLGFRRIGAWFKPAVAIAVFFTLLALVAIIAKVSIRAPSPSPRAAASQSPPPVAQQKGPRASVPQPIEETVASPRASTTRPSHTSLARTDMLARTPVRPPPHPIPTPFRPTSPPHPTQKNTSAAAPSSVSGSPTPAATKPAARHSEAGPTKSAQDILKQGWKNINEGLFNQAYDDFSQAVALEPGFAKAWFARGWAEEKRGHREGAIADYSRVLKLTPGDAQSFLSRGVLRFYNDDFDRAALDFKSAARFARPELERYALLWLYVADRRGDVKRDADLQDYLRTIDLTPWPGVILKHFDAKASREDVERGIAQSDDVKGQRRRACVAYYFLGQKALIDGDPIQAKTDFNRAVQTGVTDYRQYEAAQFALRRLSVAPGNTRP from the coding sequence ATGTCCTATATTCTCGACGCGCTGCGAAAATCCGAAGCGCAACGCAACAAGGAAACGCCACCCTCCGCCGAGAACTTCACGCTCGGGGAGACGAACACTCTCGGATTTCGCCGCATTGGAGCGTGGTTCAAGCCGGCCGTCGCCATCGCTGTTTTTTTCACCCTCCTCGCCCTTGTCGCCATCATCGCCAAAGTATCCATCCGCGCACCCTCACCATCTCCCCGCGCCGCCGCGTCGCAATCTCCTCCGCCGGTCGCGCAACAAAAAGGTCCACGGGCGTCCGTCCCCCAACCCATCGAAGAAACCGTTGCATCCCCGCGCGCATCAACGACGCGGCCTTCGCATACGTCTTTGGCGCGCACGGATATGCTTGCGCGGACACCCGTGCGCCCGCCGCCGCATCCAATTCCCACACCATTCCGTCCAACGTCACCGCCCCATCCAACGCAGAAAAACACATCCGCCGCCGCCCCCTCCTCCGTTTCTGGATCGCCCACGCCCGCCGCCACGAAACCCGCCGCGCGACATAGCGAAGCCGGCCCGACCAAGAGCGCGCAAGATATCCTTAAGCAGGGTTGGAAGAACATCAATGAAGGCCTTTTCAATCAGGCCTATGACGACTTTTCCCAGGCCGTCGCCCTAGAGCCCGGATTCGCCAAGGCCTGGTTCGCCCGGGGATGGGCCGAGGAAAAAAGAGGCCACAGAGAGGGGGCCATCGCGGACTATTCTCGCGTTCTCAAGTTGACCCCCGGAGATGCGCAGTCTTTTCTCAGTCGTGGCGTGCTTAGATTTTACAACGACGACTTCGATCGCGCCGCCTTGGATTTTAAATCCGCGGCGCGCTTCGCGCGGCCCGAACTTGAACGCTATGCCTTGTTGTGGCTTTATGTCGCGGACCGCCGCGGAGACGTCAAGCGCGACGCCGATCTTCAAGATTATCTGCGAACGATTGATTTGACCCCATGGCCCGGCGTTATCCTGAAACATTTCGATGCGAAGGCGAGTCGAGAGGACGTCGAGAGAGGAATCGCGCAATCGGATGATGTAAAGGGGCAGCGCCGGCGGGCCTGCGTCGCTTATTATTTTCTCGGCCAAAAGGCGTTGATTGACGGCGACCCCATCCAGGCGAAGACCGATTTCAACCGCGCCGTACAGACGGGCGTCACCGATTACCGGCAATACGAAGCGGCCCAATTCGCATTGAGACGCCTTTCTGTGGCGCCGGGAAATACGCGACCTTAG
- a CDS encoding ExeA family protein, whose protein sequence is MYLDFFDIKETPFSITPDPRYLYLSPRHQEALAHLLYAVTGSGGFVMLSGEVGAGKTTLCRSFLEHVPDDVDIALIVNPRLDELELMLTILDELSIVRPPAPHSLKTTFDALNAYLIEAHAKNRRTVLIIDEAQNLSASLLELIRLLTNLETAKTKLLQIILIGQPELETILARSELRQISQRITARYALRALNRKETGKYIHHRLEVAGLAGRLFTDRAIGAVYRHSQGVPRLINTVCDRALLGAYVGGRQKIDVAIVKKAIDEVGRGPSPRRYSGYLGGAVAIGVILLGVASWLFAPQQMDRAIAYTNVHAILGDLKGWAGNGLATLNTFWTADFHGGETSPPLPSSVVIEAPTHIYKAPPSSPTPVQEEHVMAAPTAPDSETPKPTPETIQNAQKNGLSQTPLKLPSKQRAERTLNNAYVTLFRAWGKDYARLTGFSPCEKAALSGLSCLRGQGGLADLDALNLPALVRLEASTSPESASVSASYAIVTAMDRTQVSLSSGSIQDVLPRPAFRALWDGNYLLLWPVPKGVRPILRQGMRGNDVIWLRSILARTEGSATIEQAPPPPADAIFDDSLVRRVRVFQRTHALPVDGVAGPQTIARLLGLLGWNHAPVLHPSRTSKEPQARRQTPPPGNG, encoded by the coding sequence ATGTATCTTGATTTTTTCGATATCAAGGAAACGCCCTTTTCGATAACGCCCGACCCGCGCTATCTCTATCTCAGTCCTCGCCATCAAGAAGCATTGGCCCATTTGTTGTACGCGGTGACCGGGAGCGGCGGTTTCGTCATGCTCAGCGGCGAGGTCGGAGCCGGAAAAACGACCCTGTGCCGCAGTTTCCTAGAACACGTTCCCGATGACGTCGATATCGCCCTGATCGTCAATCCTCGCCTCGATGAGTTGGAGCTGATGTTGACCATCTTGGACGAATTGTCGATCGTCCGCCCCCCTGCCCCCCATTCCCTGAAAACGACATTCGACGCCTTGAACGCGTACCTGATCGAGGCGCACGCCAAAAATCGGCGTACGGTGTTAATCATCGACGAGGCTCAAAATTTATCGGCGTCCCTGCTTGAACTCATTCGTCTGTTGACCAATTTGGAAACGGCGAAAACCAAGCTTCTACAAATCATCCTTATCGGCCAGCCCGAGCTCGAAACCATTCTTGCGCGATCCGAATTGCGGCAAATATCCCAACGGATAACGGCGCGGTACGCCTTAAGAGCGCTAAACCGTAAGGAAACCGGAAAATACATCCATCATCGCCTGGAGGTGGCCGGTTTGGCGGGGCGGTTGTTCACGGACCGGGCGATCGGTGCGGTCTATCGGCACAGTCAGGGCGTTCCTCGGCTTATCAACACGGTATGCGACCGGGCGCTCTTGGGCGCTTATGTCGGCGGACGTCAAAAAATTGATGTCGCAATCGTAAAAAAGGCCATCGACGAAGTGGGGCGCGGTCCTTCGCCACGCCGATATAGCGGTTATCTGGGCGGTGCGGTGGCGATCGGCGTCATCTTGTTAGGCGTGGCGTCTTGGCTGTTTGCGCCGCAACAAATGGACCGCGCCATCGCCTACACGAATGTCCACGCCATCTTGGGCGATCTGAAGGGGTGGGCCGGAAATGGTTTGGCGACCCTAAATACATTTTGGACCGCAGACTTTCATGGCGGCGAGACATCGCCCCCCCTGCCCTCATCCGTCGTTATCGAAGCGCCCACACATATATATAAGGCCCCTCCTTCCTCCCCCACACCGGTGCAAGAAGAACACGTTATGGCGGCGCCCACAGCCCCCGATTCGGAGACCCCGAAACCGACGCCGGAAACCATACAAAACGCGCAGAAGAACGGCCTTTCCCAGACACCGCTAAAATTGCCCTCAAAACAGCGCGCGGAGCGCACCTTGAACAATGCCTATGTCACTTTGTTTCGTGCATGGGGAAAAGACTATGCTCGTCTAACTGGCTTCAGTCCCTGCGAAAAAGCCGCCCTGTCCGGGCTTAGCTGTCTGCGCGGACAGGGCGGTTTAGCCGATTTGGACGCCCTCAATTTACCGGCCTTAGTCCGCCTTGAGGCTTCGACCTCGCCGGAGAGCGCATCCGTGTCGGCATCCTACGCCATCGTGACCGCCATGGATCGCACCCAAGTAAGTCTTTCCAGCGGATCGATCCAAGACGTTCTCCCCCGACCCGCGTTTCGCGCTCTGTGGGACGGAAATTATCTCTTGCTCTGGCCCGTGCCGAAAGGCGTGCGCCCAATCCTGCGTCAAGGCATGCGTGGGAACGACGTCATATGGTTGCGCTCCATTCTTGCCCGGACCGAAGGCTCGGCAACCATCGAGCAAGCCCCCCCGCCCCCCGCCGACGCTATTTTCGACGACAGCCTCGTCCGCCGAGTTCGGGTCTTTCAGCGCACCCATGCCTTGCCCGTTGATGGGGTCGCCGGACCACAAACCATCGCCCGTCTTCTTGGCCTTCTGGGATGGAACCATGCGCCGGTTTTGCATCCCTCCCGCACCTCCAAAGAACCCCAGGCGCGGCGCCAAACACCGCCGCCCGGCAACGGTTGA
- a CDS encoding MBL fold metallo-hydrolase: MRVTILGCGASSGTPSIEAGWGRCDSNEPKNRRLRPSILVQSAATSILVDTSPDLRQQLLNANVKSLDGVVFTHAHADHLHGIDDLRGINRLMNANISAYGDAATFTAIRQRFDYILEPLSQGAQFYYKPTLTEHRIVNGETFHIGPIAVTCFEQNHGYGHTLGFRFDNFAYSTDLMALPDEAFDLLVGVKTWVIGAFTDHKHPTHASVDQALEWIDRVKPERAVLTHMSPRLDYRTLRSSLPDNVLPAYDGMVLDIP, encoded by the coding sequence ATGCGGGTGACGATCCTGGGGTGCGGGGCATCCTCGGGAACGCCATCCATCGAGGCGGGGTGGGGCAGGTGCGATTCGAACGAACCAAAAAACCGCCGTCTGCGCCCCTCTATTCTCGTTCAGTCCGCGGCGACGTCGATCCTGGTGGATACGTCGCCCGACCTGCGTCAGCAACTTCTGAACGCCAATGTCAAAAGCCTTGATGGCGTCGTTTTTACCCATGCCCACGCCGATCACCTTCATGGCATAGACGATCTTCGCGGTATTAACCGACTGATGAACGCCAATATTTCAGCCTACGGCGATGCGGCGACGTTTACCGCCATACGCCAGCGCTTCGATTATATTCTCGAGCCGCTTTCGCAAGGGGCGCAATTTTACTACAAGCCCACATTAACCGAGCACCGCATCGTCAACGGGGAAACCTTCCATATCGGACCGATCGCGGTCACCTGTTTCGAGCAAAATCACGGTTATGGTCATACCCTGGGCTTTCGTTTTGACAATTTCGCCTATAGCACCGACCTGATGGCTTTGCCCGATGAGGCCTTTGATCTCCTCGTGGGTGTGAAAACTTGGGTCATAGGCGCCTTCACCGACCATAAGCATCCCACCCATGCTTCGGTGGATCAGGCGCTTGAGTGGATCGACAGAGTAAAACCGGAGCGCGCGGTGTTAACGCATATGAGCCCGCGGTTGGATTATCGTACGCTTAGGTCAAGCTTGCCCGACAACGTACTTCCGGCCTACGACGGGATGGTTTTGGATATTCCCTGA
- the metG gene encoding methionine--tRNA ligase — translation MAATQKKYYITTPIYYVNDIPHIGHAYTTLACDVMARFKRLDGFDVKFLSGTDEHGQKVEKSAEAKGMDPQAFTDAVSQNFRDLLGAMNFSTDDFVRTTEARHRVSVQALWSRLCDRGAIYLDKYAGWYSVRDEAFYGEKELTKGADGHFIAPTGAAVEWVEEPSYFFRLSQWRQPLLDFYEQNPDFIAPTSRRNEVLSFVKGGLTDLSVSRTTFKWGIPVPGDDSHIMYVWLDALTNYLTAVGYPNEEGRQYTTYWPADLHMVGKDILRFHAVYWPAFLMAADLPLPKRVFAHGWWTNEGQKISKSLGNVIDPLELVATYGLDPVRYFLLREVPFGNDGDFSRHAMVARMNGELANDYGNLAQRVLSMVAKNCAGKVPTMGTASDDDDALIRQGDALLDLVRQAIDVQAYHEALEYIWVLIRAANAYIDHQAPWKLKKENPARMESVLYVLCETVRKLALLTQPFMPDASSCLLDQLAIAADHRDFAHFGADWALTPGQNLKPPQGVFPRYVEPEEEGG, via the coding sequence ATGGCCGCCACGCAAAAAAAATATTACATCACCACACCGATTTATTATGTGAACGATATCCCCCACATTGGCCATGCCTACACGACATTGGCATGCGATGTCATGGCGCGCTTTAAGCGTTTGGACGGCTTCGACGTCAAGTTTCTGAGCGGTACCGACGAACACGGCCAAAAGGTAGAAAAATCCGCCGAGGCCAAGGGGATGGATCCGCAAGCGTTCACCGACGCCGTATCGCAAAATTTTCGCGATCTGTTGGGGGCGATGAATTTTTCCACCGACGATTTCGTTCGCACCACGGAGGCGCGTCACCGCGTTTCCGTGCAGGCGCTGTGGTCGAGATTATGCGATAGGGGGGCGATTTACCTTGATAAATACGCGGGTTGGTATTCGGTACGCGACGAAGCCTTTTACGGTGAAAAAGAGCTGACAAAGGGCGCCGACGGCCACTTCATCGCACCCACCGGGGCCGCCGTGGAATGGGTCGAGGAACCCAGTTATTTTTTCAGACTTTCCCAATGGCGACAGCCGCTGTTGGATTTCTATGAACAAAATCCCGATTTTATCGCGCCAACCTCGCGCCGTAACGAAGTGTTGAGTTTCGTTAAGGGCGGTTTGACTGACCTCTCGGTTTCGCGTACGACCTTTAAATGGGGCATTCCCGTGCCCGGCGACGACAGTCACATCATGTATGTATGGTTGGACGCCCTGACCAATTACCTGACCGCGGTGGGGTATCCCAACGAGGAGGGGAGGCAATACACCACCTATTGGCCCGCCGATTTGCATATGGTCGGCAAAGATATTTTGCGTTTTCACGCGGTTTACTGGCCTGCCTTTTTGATGGCGGCGGACCTTCCCTTGCCCAAAAGGGTGTTCGCGCACGGCTGGTGGACCAACGAGGGACAAAAAATTTCAAAATCCTTGGGCAACGTCATCGACCCGCTCGAACTGGTGGCGACCTACGGCCTCGACCCGGTGCGTTACTTTCTATTGCGCGAGGTGCCGTTCGGCAATGACGGAGATTTTTCCCGCCACGCGATGGTCGCCCGGATGAACGGCGAACTGGCGAACGACTACGGCAACCTGGCCCAGCGCGTGTTGTCGATGGTGGCGAAAAACTGCGCCGGAAAAGTTCCCACGATGGGCACGGCGAGCGATGACGACGACGCCCTGATCCGGCAAGGCGACGCTCTTCTGGACCTAGTCCGTCAAGCGATCGACGTTCAGGCCTACCACGAAGCCCTGGAGTATATCTGGGTGCTGATCCGCGCGGCGAACGCCTATATCGACCATCAGGCGCCGTGGAAGCTAAAGAAGGAAAACCCCGCGCGGATGGAAAGCGTTTTGTACGTCTTGTGTGAGACCGTTCGCAAGCTGGCGCTGCTGACACAACCGTTCATGCCCGATGCCTCGTCGTGCCTGCTCGATCAACTGGCAATCGCCGCAGATCACCGCGATTTTGCCCATTTCGGAGCGGACTGGGCCCTGACGCCCGGCCAAAATCTCAAACCGCCTCAGGGCGTGTTCCCACGCTACGTGGAACCGGAAGAAGAGGGGGGCTGA
- a CDS encoding sensor domain-containing phosphodiesterase, giving the protein MNIKKERDRFVALAFCRSDVLLELDTDARVVFVGGASESLLGETMQSMQQKPLCDFISDEDKPLVRAVLLAARKRGRFEDIRVRFRNASRPVSFAGYVLNDLGGHYYLSLSRLTSPHKKIVDGVSGLLDSGSYNQKLKELVSRQPLPPGSQVTMIELREFDDLRSRLDETAGKNLFNTIGSTLRVNSIDGDAAAALSENRYSLVHGTGVAVDDLKQQITNMTRDADPLGKGVEIGTASIPVSNELEHGASPEDLANGLVFAINKFRNAKDSTFTIENLTLNMKQLVHQASETVLGFRKIVRDNAFEIAFQPIASIADDKIHHYEALVRFDKDEGSTSPYETVIFAEETGLISDFDMAMLRKVVDRMSGAPRDGSICAAVNISGKSLLSSKYQTGLFEIFDLYPWTQRSLMFEITESSKIGNLDDAGEVIKKIRAHGYKVCLDDFGAGAANFEYLSTLDVDIVKFDGPVVRNAYKVSKGRAFLKALSNLCRDLGVETIAEMIEDEAMYQFAKDCGVMYVQGYFIGKPAPDFITSP; this is encoded by the coding sequence GTGAACATCAAGAAAGAACGGGATCGCTTCGTCGCCTTGGCTTTTTGCCGGTCGGATGTTTTGCTGGAATTGGATACGGACGCCCGTGTTGTCTTTGTCGGCGGAGCGAGCGAATCTCTCCTGGGTGAAACCATGCAAAGCATGCAACAAAAACCGCTTTGCGATTTTATTTCCGATGAAGACAAGCCGCTGGTCCGCGCCGTATTGTTAGCTGCGCGCAAGAGGGGGCGATTTGAGGATATTCGCGTCCGCTTTCGCAATGCATCGCGTCCGGTGAGCTTTGCGGGGTACGTTCTCAACGATTTGGGTGGGCATTACTACTTATCCCTCAGCAGGCTTACGTCCCCGCATAAAAAAATTGTCGATGGGGTCTCGGGCTTGCTTGATTCGGGGTCTTACAACCAAAAGCTAAAAGAACTGGTGTCGAGACAGCCGCTTCCCCCCGGTTCGCAGGTGACGATGATCGAACTTCGCGAATTCGACGACCTGCGTTCACGGCTGGACGAAACCGCAGGGAAAAATCTTTTTAACACGATAGGCTCGACGCTTAGGGTCAACTCGATTGACGGCGACGCCGCGGCGGCGCTTTCCGAAAACCGCTACAGCCTTGTCCATGGAACGGGGGTCGCGGTCGATGATCTAAAGCAGCAAATCACGAATATGACGCGCGACGCCGATCCATTGGGAAAGGGGGTCGAGATCGGAACGGCCAGTATCCCGGTCAGCAATGAATTGGAACACGGCGCCAGCCCCGAGGATCTCGCCAACGGACTGGTCTTCGCCATTAACAAATTCCGCAACGCCAAGGACAGCACGTTTACGATCGAAAACTTGACACTGAACATGAAGCAGTTGGTCCACCAGGCCTCTGAAACGGTTCTCGGGTTCCGTAAAATTGTCCGTGACAACGCGTTTGAAATCGCTTTTCAGCCAATCGCATCGATTGCCGACGATAAAATACACCATTACGAAGCGCTGGTGCGTTTCGACAAGGATGAAGGTAGCACCTCGCCCTATGAAACAGTGATTTTCGCCGAGGAGACGGGATTGATCTCCGATTTCGACATGGCGATGCTGCGCAAGGTGGTCGATCGGATGTCGGGCGCCCCCCGAGACGGATCGATTTGCGCCGCCGTGAACATTTCGGGGAAGTCCCTTCTTTCGAGCAAATATCAAACCGGGCTCTTTGAAATTTTCGATCTGTATCCGTGGACGCAACGTAGTTTGATGTTTGAAATCACGGAATCCTCGAAAATAGGAAATCTTGACGATGCGGGCGAAGTCATCAAAAAAATTCGTGCCCATGGCTATAAGGTTTGCCTTGATGATTTTGGTGCGGGGGCGGCAAATTTCGAATATTTAAGCACCCTTGACGTCGATATTGTCAAATTCGACGGGCCGGTCGTCCGCAATGCTTACAAGGTGTCCAAAGGGCGGGCTTTTTTGAAGGCCCTGTCCAACCTGTGCCGCGATTTAGGCGTGGAAACCATAGCCGAAATGATTGAAGACGAAGCGATGTATCAGTTCGCTAAGGATTGCGGCGTCATGTATGTTCAGGGCTATTTCATCGGTAAACCGGCTCCAGATTTTATTACGTCACCCTAA
- a CDS encoding TatD family hydrolase, with protein sequence MLVDSHCHLDFPDFADDLDAVIARAEAAGVRTLVSICTHVSRFDQVLAIAERYENVYCTVGVHPHNAQSEGAIDAQKLVALCAHPKVIGLGETGLDYFYEHSPKNLQKKAFIAHIEAARETGLPLIVHTRDADPDMIGILRREYAKGSFPGVIHCFSSGSELAQAVLDIGFYISVSGIATFKNAQGLRDTLSGVPLDRLLVETDAPYLAPMPHRGKRNEPAFTVNTAHRVAAIKNVGEDVFNAASCDNFFRLFTKARRPDFASKALFEGDAPCG encoded by the coding sequence ATGCTTGTCGATAGCCATTGCCATTTGGATTTCCCCGATTTCGCCGACGACCTGGATGCCGTGATCGCTCGCGCCGAAGCCGCCGGCGTGCGCACGTTGGTCAGTATCTGCACGCACGTTTCCCGCTTCGATCAAGTCCTGGCGATCGCCGAGCGCTATGAAAACGTTTACTGCACGGTAGGCGTCCATCCCCATAATGCACAAAGCGAGGGGGCTATCGACGCCCAGAAATTGGTCGCGCTGTGCGCGCACCCCAAGGTCATCGGACTGGGGGAAACGGGGCTGGATTATTTCTATGAACATTCCCCGAAGAATTTGCAAAAAAAGGCCTTTATCGCCCATATCGAGGCCGCGCGGGAAACCGGATTGCCGCTTATTGTCCATACCCGAGACGCCGATCCGGATATGATCGGCATTCTACGCCGGGAATATGCAAAGGGTTCCTTTCCGGGGGTGATCCACTGTTTCAGTTCGGGAAGTGAGCTGGCCCAGGCGGTTTTGGACATTGGCTTTTATATCTCGGTATCGGGAATCGCAACGTTTAAGAACGCTCAGGGCTTACGCGATACCCTTTCCGGCGTTCCCTTGGATCGCCTTCTGGTGGAAACCGACGCGCCCTATCTCGCTCCGATGCCCCACCGCGGAAAACGTAACGAACCGGCGTTTACCGTCAATACGGCCCATCGCGTCGCTGCAATTAAAAACGTCGGTGAAGATGTTTTTAACGCTGCCAGCTGCGATAACTTCTTTCGTTTATTCACCAAGGCGCGCCGCCCCGATTTCGCCTCCAAGGCCTTGTTTGAAGGAGACGCGCCATGCGGGTGA
- a CDS encoding HD-GYP domain-containing protein, producing MTNIPAHILNAKLLIVDDNASNVMLLSKLLENRGYTNIHGVTDPREVEALYKQERHDLILLDIRMPHLDGYQVLEKLRALCEGDDYPPVMILTAQTDQETRYKALEAGAQDFLNKPFDQIEAMTRIRNLIEIRLLHNQVREQNMALDRKVKERTRELEETRLEVVRRLGAAAEYKDNETGMHVIRMSKTCQLLGQAIGMDERQSQILLNASPMHDIGKIGIPDRVLLKPGKLDPGEWEIMKTHTEIGAEILGSHTSDLMEMARVIAVTHHEKWDGSGYPRGLKGEDIPLVGRISAVADVFDALISERPYKDAWPVERAVALLEQESGAHFEPLLIEKFMIVLPQVLEIKEQFKDVNEERFHPFHRAGKEAGRDR from the coding sequence ATGACCAATATCCCTGCGCATATTCTCAACGCCAAGCTTCTGATCGTCGATGACAATGCATCGAATGTCATGCTTTTGAGCAAGCTTCTGGAAAACAGAGGCTACACTAATATCCATGGCGTAACCGACCCCCGCGAGGTGGAGGCGCTTTATAAGCAGGAACGGCACGATCTCATTTTGCTGGATATTCGTATGCCGCATCTGGACGGGTATCAAGTGCTCGAAAAATTGCGCGCCTTGTGCGAAGGCGACGATTACCCGCCCGTCATGATCTTGACCGCGCAAACCGACCAAGAAACCCGCTACAAAGCGCTGGAGGCGGGTGCGCAGGATTTTCTCAATAAGCCGTTCGATCAAATCGAGGCGATGACGCGCATTCGAAACTTGATTGAAATTCGCCTACTGCACAATCAAGTGCGCGAGCAAAATATGGCCTTGGACCGCAAGGTCAAGGAGCGAACCCGAGAACTCGAAGAAACCCGCCTCGAAGTGGTGCGTAGGTTGGGTGCGGCGGCGGAATACAAAGACAATGAAACAGGCATGCATGTCATCCGCATGAGCAAAACGTGTCAACTTCTGGGGCAAGCCATCGGAATGGACGAACGGCAAAGTCAAATATTGCTTAATGCCAGCCCGATGCACGATATCGGGAAAATAGGAATCCCCGATAGGGTGCTCTTGAAGCCTGGAAAGCTGGATCCCGGTGAATGGGAAATTATGAAAACCCACACCGAGATCGGCGCTGAAATCTTGGGATCACATACGTCCGATCTTATGGAGATGGCGAGGGTTATCGCCGTCACGCACCATGAAAAATGGGATGGCAGTGGGTATCCTCGGGGGCTTAAGGGCGAGGATATCCCCCTCGTCGGTCGAATATCGGCTGTCGCCGATGTTTTCGATGCGCTGATTTCCGAACGCCCCTACAAGGATGCGTGGCCGGTGGAACGGGCCGTCGCTCTTCTTGAACAAGAGTCGGGCGCGCACTTCGAGCCTTTGCTGATTGAGAAATTCATGATCGTTTTGCCCCAAGTACTGGAGATCAAAGAGCAATTCAAGGATGTGAACGAAGAGCGCTTCCACCCATTTCATCGCGCTGGGAAAGAGGCGGGAAGGGACCGGTGA
- a CDS encoding YbjQ family protein, with the protein MFNMFKKNDKNIQESIENKDYEGLPPEVIEEIAKDIILTTEATMSGYRVTQRIEIITAECVFGMNLFRDFFAGIRDIIGGRSKASQKVLRDSRKICLNELRREALMVGANAVIGVDLDYNEISGDGKSMLFLVASGTAVTVEKNPD; encoded by the coding sequence ATGTTCAATATGTTCAAGAAAAACGACAAAAACATCCAAGAATCCATTGAAAATAAAGATTACGAAGGCTTGCCTCCCGAGGTGATAGAGGAAATAGCGAAGGACATAATCCTGACCACCGAGGCGACGATGTCGGGATATCGGGTCACACAGAGAATTGAAATCATTACCGCGGAATGCGTTTTCGGCATGAATTTGTTCAGGGATTTTTTCGCTGGGATTCGCGATATTATCGGCGGGCGGAGTAAAGCATCACAGAAAGTCCTGCGCGACTCGCGTAAGATCTGCCTGAATGAACTAAGGAGAGAAGCCTTGATGGTCGGCGCGAACGCCGTTATCGGTGTCGATCTCGATTACAACGAAATTTCCGGTGACGGAAAATCCATGCTGTTTCTCGTCGCCAGTGGTACTGCCGTGACCGTTGAAAAAAATCCCGACTGA